In Sphingomicrobium sediminis, the genomic window AAGCCGACTGCCACCCCGTCGACTGCTGAACCAAAAAAGGGAGGCCGCATCTCGCGACCTCCCCTTCCTGTTCTATATTGCGATGCGACTTAGGCGTCGTCCGGTTCGGGTCCGGTCATCATCGCTTCTTCAAGCTCGTCCTTACGGTTGCCGCGGATCGCCGCTTCGATCTCGGCAGCCATTTCCGGATTTTCCTTGAGGAACGTCTTGGCATTTTCGCGGCCCTGGCCGATCCGGGTGCTGTTATAGCTGAACCAGCTGCCCGACTTTTCGACCAACCCGGCCTTCACGCCGAGATCGAGAATTTCGCCAAGCTTGGAAATACCTTCGCCATACATGATGTCGAATTCGACCTGCTTGAAAGGCGGTGCGACCTTGTTCTTCACCACCTTCACGCGGGTCGAGTTGCCGATAATATCGTCGCGATCCTTGATCTGGCCGGTGCGACGAATGTCGAGACGCACCGAGGCGTAGAATTTGAGCGCATTGCCGCCGGTGGTCGTTTCCGGATTGCCGTACATCACGCCGATCTTCATGCGCACCTGGTTGATGAAGATGACCGTCGTCTTCGAACGGTTGATCGAACCGGTCAGCTTGCGCAGCGCTTGGCTCATCAAGCGGGCCTGCAGGCCGACATGGCTGTCGCCCATCTCGCCTTCGATTTCAGCACGCGGCACGAGCGCGGCAACGGAGTCCACGACGAGGACGTCGATAGCGTTGGAGCGCACCAGCGTGTCGACGATCTCCAGCGCCTGCTCGCCCGTATCGGGCTGCGAGACGATCAGTTCGTCAATATCGACACCGAGCTTCTTGGCATAGACGGGGTCCAACGCATGTTCTGCGTCGACGAAGGCCGCCGTGCCGCCATCCTTCTGCGCCTCGGCAATGGCATGGAGCGCGAGCGTCGTCTTGCCCGAGCTTTCCGGCCCGTAAATCTCGACGATGCGGCCGCGCGGGATTCCGCCGATGCCCAGCGCAATGTCGAGCCCGAGGCTGCCGGTCGACACGCTGTCGATCTCGATCTTCTCGCGGCTGCCCAGCTTCATGGCCGAGCCCTTGCCGAACGCCCGATCGATTTGCGCCAGCGCTGCATCGAGCGCCTTCTGACGGTCACTACTCACTTTGTCTTTCCCCGCATCTACGACTTTCAACT contains:
- the recA gene encoding recombinase RecA, with the protein product MAAQLKVVDAGKDKVSSDRQKALDAALAQIDRAFGKGSAMKLGSREKIEIDSVSTGSLGLDIALGIGGIPRGRIVEIYGPESSGKTTLALHAIAEAQKDGGTAAFVDAEHALDPVYAKKLGVDIDELIVSQPDTGEQALEIVDTLVRSNAIDVLVVDSVAALVPRAEIEGEMGDSHVGLQARLMSQALRKLTGSINRSKTTVIFINQVRMKIGVMYGNPETTTGGNALKFYASVRLDIRRTGQIKDRDDIIGNSTRVKVVKNKVAPPFKQVEFDIMYGEGISKLGEILDLGVKAGLVEKSGSWFSYNSTRIGQGRENAKTFLKENPEMAAEIEAAIRGNRKDELEEAMMTGPEPDDA